A DNA window from Tachysurus fulvidraco isolate hzauxx_2018 chromosome 4, HZAU_PFXX_2.0, whole genome shotgun sequence contains the following coding sequences:
- the hif1aa gene encoding hypoxia inducible factor 1 subunit alpha a isoform X2 — protein MTSGASSEKKRQSCERRKARCRDAARCRRVKETEVFNQLANQLPLHHSVTESLDKASIIRLTLSYLHLRSALNTVMMSEQSELDTQWSSSCLKALDGFLMILSQDGDVVYTSETVSKCLGISQIDLSGQSVFDFTHPCDHEEIREMLVNRTGSCKKLRNEQSCLLRMKCTLTNRGRTVNLRSATWKVLHCSGHIRVECTQDGVYGESGVPVSYLVLICEPIPHPANIEVLLDSGTFLSKHSLDMRFSYCDERVTQLLGYDPEDLLQHSVYEFYHVLDSDSLNKTHHNLFVKGQACTGQYRMLVKGGGFVWVETQATVIYNNKNSQPQCVICLNYVLSGVEEAELVFSLHQSAIKQEKEDECGAERKIRSQEAVTMITEGRKEEKREGETELQTDADITLDFTNTETSVLGDAPLYNDVMLPSTGVLSPLSPPAEPPCAALPRLDDFPFSPSSAPVSSGRGSSQVVEDLELEMLAPYISMDNDYQLHTHADAPENSVDSVKKSTRTHTDRSNTPHISREPQDKALCFVSQPSQKRTSDTISLSCAAGLVVADSPQVKRSKVTMPETRPPAAMPETLTILLLPSDVLNQLMVGGAIIKPLPHITR, from the exons ATGACTTCAGGAGCCTCGTCTGAAAAGAAACG aCAGAGCTGTGAACGGAGAAAGGCGAGATGTCGTGATGCGGCCCGCTGTAGACGTGTGAAGGAGACAGAGGTGTTTAATCAGCTGGCCAATCAGCTTCCTCTCCATCACAGTGTCACTGAGAGCCTCGATAAGGCCTCGATCATCCGTCTCACGCTGAGTTACCTACACCTTCGCTCGGCTCTCAACACGG TGATGATGTCCGAACAGTCTGAGTTGGACACACAGTGGAGCTCCTCCTGTCTCAAGGCTCTCGACGGCTTCCTCATGATTCTCTCTCAGGATGGAGACGTTGTTTACACATCAGAAACCGTTAGCAAGTGTCTGGGGATttcacag ATTGATCTGTCAGGACAGAGTGTGTTTGATTTCACTCACCCGTGTGATCATGAAGAGATCAGAGAGATGCTGGTTAACAGAACAG gTTCCTGTAAGAAATTGAGAAACGAGCAGAGTTGCTTGTTGCGGATGAAGTGCACACTGACCAATAGGGGGCGCACCGTCAACCTCAGATCTGCTACGTGGAAG gttctccacTGTTCCGGTCACATCCGTGTGGAGTGCACGCAGGACGGCGTGTACGGAGAGAGCGGCGTGCCCGTATCGTACCTGGTGCTCATCTGTGAACCCATCCCACATCCAGCCAACATCGAGGTTCTTCTAGACTCCGGAACGTTCCTGAGCAAACACTCACTAGACATGCGCTTCTCCTACTGCGACGAACG tgtcACACAGTTGTTGGGTTATGACCCCGAGGACCTCCTTCAACATTCTGTGTACGAGTTTTATCATGTGCTGGACTCGGACAGTCtgaacaaaacacaccacaact tgtttgtGAAGGGCCAAGCGTGTACAGGTCAGTACCGTATGCTGGTGAAGGGCGGAGGCTTTGTGTGGGTGGAGACTCAGGCCACCGTtatttacaacaacaaaaactctCAACCGCAGTGTGTCATTTGCCTCAACTATgttctcag cggTGTCGAAGAAGCCGAGCTCGTTTTTTCTCTCCATCAGTCAGcaataaagcaggaaaaggagGATGAGTGTggagcagagagaaagatacGGAGCCAGGAAGCAGTGACTATGATAACTGAGGGgaggaaagaggagaagagggagggagaaacgGAGCTACAGACTGACGCTGACATCACACTGGACTTCACCAACACGG AAACGTCAGTGCTCGGAGACGCTCCTCTCTATAACGACGTCATGCTGCCCTCCACCGGCGTCCTGTCACCCCTTTCACCACCCGCCGAACCACCCTGTGCCGCCCTGCCCCGGCTGGATGACTTCCCCTTCTCGCCGTCCTCCGCTCCGGTTTCGTCCGGTCGCGGTTCCTCTCAGGTGGTAGAGGACCTGGAGTTGGAGATGTTGGCTCCGTACATCTCCATGGATAACGATTATCAGCTCCATACGCACGCGGACGCTCCGGAGAATTCTGTCGATTCTGTCAAGAAAAGCACCAGAACGCACACAGACCGCAGCAATACGCCTCACat TTCTAGAGAACCGCAGGACAAAGCTCTGTGTTTTGTGAGTCAGCCGAGCCAGAAGAGGACGTCAGACACGATTTCTCTGTCGTGTGCCGCAGGGCTG GTGGTAGCAGACTCGCCTCAGGTcaaaaggtcaaaggtcacgaTGCCGGAGACCCGTCCGCCGGCAGCCATGCCGGAGACTCTGACTATACTGTTGCTCCCGTCAG ACGTGTTAAACCAGTTAATGGTAGGAGGAGCCATCATTAAGCCCCTCCCACACATCACTCgttag
- the LOC113655833 gene encoding uncharacterized protein LOC113655833 — translation MSKDSDVFEVFPDTEGILSVKKELEESSCKDRDLLSNLDFSESVFRHNPLNKAMTLQVKGQWRCLRIGKDHSVIYTVSSEGRQTRIDCCVYCDNDEIQSSDIKSIHFSVHSCQNQSRSCFTAAKAALEFGDQALKITCNRFSITYTTHGVPDEIKLIQTKCQFNLPCVTAESLLEIKCWMQKEKTNCNELIACIDYLVQKYLTSPANVPSSHCRFVLQGDKEMAEIISEDDDMEPMKEYVVIYEGFSKVRVYPPLE, via the exons ATGTCTAAAGACTCAGA cGTGTTTGAGGTCTTTCCTGACACAGAAGGCATTCTGTCAGTGAAAAAAGAGCTGGAGGAGTCGTCATGCAAGGACAGGGACCTCCTCTCGAACCTGGATTTCTCCGAGAGCGTCTTTAGACACAACCCTCTCAACAAAGCCATGACCCTGCAGGTGAAAGGTCAGTGGCGGTGTCTGAGAATCGGCAAAGACCACAGCGTGATTTACACCGTGTCATCGGAGGGCCGACAAACCCGCATCGACTGCTGCGTATACTGCGATAACGACGAGATCCAATCCTCAGATATTAAGAGCATCCACTTCAGCGTGCACTCCTGCCAGAACCAGAGCAGATCCTGTTTTACGGCGGCCAAAGCCGCACTGGAGTTCGGCGACCAGGCCCTAAAAATCACATGCAACAGGTTTTCcatcacctacaccacccacGGCGTACCTGACGAGATCAAACTGATCCAAACCAAGTGCCAGTTTAATCTGCCCTGCGTGACGGCCGAGTCCCTGCTGGAAATTAAGTGCTGGATGCAGAAGGAGAAGACGAATTGTAACGAGTTGATCGCTTGCATCGATTATCTAGTCCAGAAATACCTCACCTCCCCCGCAAATGTGCCGTCGTCTCACTGCAGGTTCGTTTTACAGGGAGATAAAGAAATGGCTGAAATTATTTCAGAGGATGACGATATGGAACCGATGAAAGAGTACGTGGTGATCTACGAGGGTTTTTCAAAAGTCCGCGTGTATCCACCTCTGGAGTGA
- the prkcha gene encoding protein kinase C eta type, with translation MRFTGSLKVRVGEAVDLKPTSASTRHVAAFGKAGLGLNLHLGAATSLDPYVVVKVDDGAVGQTRSKPRTNAPTYNEEFSACVSRAERLELAVFHESPIGYDDFVANCTLQIEDLRKGSSSEEIFEGWVDLEPEGKVYIHITLDGTFIDVSDDPTPPPTFKEFTRKRQQAVRRRVHQVNGHKFMSTFLKQPTFCFHCKEFIWGVFGKQGYQCQVCTCVVHKRCHQLVVTVCPRMKKPTKEQTVNQGFSINVPHRFSVHNYKVPTFCDHCGSLLWGLVKQGLHCSICKMNVHIRCKGNVAPNCGVNNVELANKLAEMGLQPGGTIKRNPVNPSAVESSSHCVSVNQGVSPEDSKGRKLHIEDFTFLQVLGKGSFGKVMLACLNNTDRVFAVKILKKDVILQDDDVECTLTEKRVLTLAHSHPYLTHLYCCFQNLERLFFVMEFVNGGDLMFHIQKSRKFEENRARFYAAEITCALIFLHSKGIIYRDLKLDNVLLDRDGHCKLADFGMCKEGMFEGSATGTFCGTPDYIAPEILQEMLYGPSVDWWALGVLLYEMLSGHAPFEAENEDDLFECILNEEIIYASWLSASAVDILKALLTKNPSRRLGCVAASGGENAVPAHAFFSTIDWEKLNRRELEPPFKPQIKTSEDVNNFDPDFTSENAILTPIMDAVIPQINQDEFQEFSFTSDAMLEFCVS, from the exons ATGCGCTTCACCGGCTCCCTGAAGGTGCGCGTGGGCGAGGCCGTGGACCTGAAGCCCACCAGCGCGTCCACGCGCCACGTCGCCGCTTTTGGTAAAGCCGGTCTGGGACTGAATCTGCACCTGGGCGCGGCCACGAGTCTGGACCCGTACGTGGTGGTGAAGGTGGACGATGGCGCGGTGGGTCAGACGCGCTCCAAACCGCGCACCAACGCGCCGACCTACAACGAAGAGTTCAGCGCGTGTGTGAGTCGCGCAGAGAGACTGGAGCTCGCCGTCTTCCACGAGTCACCGATCGGCTACGACGACTTTGTGGCCAATTGCACCCTGCAGATCGAGGACCTGAGGAAGGGCTCTAGCTCCGAGGAGATCTTCGAAggatgg GTTGACCTGGAGCCTGAGGGGAAGGTGTACATCCATATTACTCTCGATGGAACATTTATTGATG tttCTGATGACCCCACCCCTCCTCCGACGTTTAAGGAGTTCACTCGGAAGCGTCAGCAAGCAGTGAGACGGAGAGTTCATCAGGTCAACGGACACAAGTTCATGTCTACGTTCCTGAAGCAGCCGACATTCTGTTTCCACTGCAAAGAATTTATATG GGGTGTTTTTGGGAAACAGGGGTACCAGTGTCAAG TGTGTACTTGTGTTGTCCACAAACGGTGCCATCAGCTGGTCGTCACTGTGTGTCCACGCATGAAGAAACCTACTAAAGAACAG ACGGTGAATCAGGGTTTCAGCATTAATGTTCCTCACAGGTTCAGCGTGCATAATTATAAGGTTCCGACATTCTGTGATCACTGTGGATCTTTATTGTGGGGCCTCGTGAAGCAGGGGCTGCACTGTAGCa tctgtaaGATGAACGTTCATATCCGCTGTAAGGGAAATGTCGCTCCAAACTGTGGAGTGAATAATGTGGAGCTCGCTAACAAATTAGCAGAGATGGGACTTCAGCCAGGAGGAACAATAAAGCGCAATCCAgtg aaccCATCTGCTGTAGAGTCGTCATCTCACTGTGTCAGTGTGAATCAAGGTGTGTCTCCAGAAGACAGTAAAGGTCGAAAGTTGCACATTGAGGACTTTACTTTTCTCCAGGTTCTTGGAAAAGGCAGCTTtggcaag gtgatgcTGGCCTGCTTGAACAACACAGATCGCGTGTTTGCTGTGAAGATTTTGAAGAAAGACGTGATTCTGCAAGATGATGATGTTGAGTGCACGCTAACGGAGAAACGAGTGCTgactctcgcacactcacacccctacctcacacacctgtactgCTGCTTCCAGAACCtg GAGCGTCTGTTCTTCGTGATGGAGTTTGTGAACGGCGGCGATCTCATGTTCCACATTCAGAAGTCGAGGAAGTTTGAGGAGAACCGAGCACGATTTTATGCAGCAGAGATCACCTGTGCACTCATCTTCCTGCACAGCAAAGGCATCATatacag ggATCTGAAGCTGGATAACGTGCTCCTGGATCGGGATGGTCACTGCAAGCTGGCAGATTTCGGGATGTGTAAAGAGGGGATGTTTGAAGGCTCCGCTACCGGAACGTTCTGTGGAACTCCAGATTACATTGCTCCTGAG atccTGCAGGAGATGCTGTACGGGCCGTCAGTTGATTGGTGGGCTCTGGGCGTGCTCCTTTATGAGATGCTctcaggccacgccccctttgaGGCAGAGAACGAGGACGATTTGTTCGAGTGCATTCTGAATGAGGAGATAATTTACGCATCGTGGTTGAGCGCCAGTGCCGTGGACATCCTCAAAGCT CTACTCACGAAGAATCCGAGCCGTCGTCTCGGCTGCGTGGCGGCGAGCGGCGGAGAGAACGCCGTTCCGGCTCACGCGTTCTTCAGCACCATCGACTGGGAAAAACTGAACCGGCGAGAACTGGAGCCTCCGTTTAAACCCCAAATC AAAACCAGTGAGGACGTGAACAATTTCGACCCTGACTTCACGAGCGAAAACGCCATTCTCACTCCCATCATGGACGCCGTGATCCCGCAGATCAACCAGGACGAGTTCCAAGAGTTCTCTTTCACCTCAGATGCAATGCTGGAGTTCTGCGTAtcgtga
- the LOC125141025 gene encoding uncharacterized protein LOC125141025 yields MTVSRPSGSKDLGLRSASLHVKTSSLSVMSEIKTFTVSCLDLETFLSAKVKLRQEGFLDSNTKTCLDFAIQTMESFPVSKRRDVSLTLEGERQLVRFTSGNPVLLYVVRLGQKGPELHQKVPVGSRLVPSCLSESHFAGHCCRDELESCVDQARRVLSAEIEANPSSQSELELRIACGELRMTYTTQHPRRSLSVRPHRRVHFGKTLNLEKLLETKTRLERSGEMKEGLLACFQHLLINYGQFQEENIRVILQSDGELTELVCGRGDYHSTQHFVFTDGQNRAHSHRVQDMELWEYE; encoded by the exons ATGACGGTGTCTCGTCCATCAGGAAGTAAAGACCTTGGACTCAGAAGCGCGTCGTTACACGTCAAAACCTCGTCGCTGTCAGTCATGAGCGAGAT aAAAACCTTCACGGTGTCGTGTTTGGACTTAGAAACTTTCCTCTCGGCGAAGGTAAAACTGCGCCAAGAAGGTTTTCTGGATTCCAACACGAAAACCTGTTTGGATTTTGCCATCCAGACTATGGAGAGTTTTCCTGTCTCTAAACGTCGTGACGTCTCTCTCACCCTTGAAGGCGAGAGGCAGCTGGTTCGGTTCACCTCAGGAAACCCCGTCCTGCTGTACGTGGTCCGTTTGGGTCAGAAAGGTCCGGAGCTCCATCAGAAAGTTCCGGTCGGGTCTCGTCTGGTTCCGTCGTGCCTGAGCGAGTCTCACTTCGCTGGGCATTGCTGCCGAGACGAGCTGGAGAGCTGCGTGGATCAGGCGAGGCGCGTGTTAAGTGCGGAAATCGAGGCTAATCCGTCGTCTCAGAGCGAGCTGGAGCTGAGGATCGCGTGCGGCGAGCTTCGGATGACTTACACCACCCAGCATCCTCGACGCAGCCTTTCCGTCCGCCCGCACCGCCGCGTGCACTTCGGCAAGACGCTGAACCTCGAGAAGCTCCTGGAGACCAAAACACGTCTGGAGAGAAGCGGCGAGATGAAGGAAGGCCTGCTGGCGTGTTTCCAGCACCTGCTGATCAACTACGGTCAGTTTCAGGAGGAAAACATCCGCGTCATCCTCCAGAGCGACGGAGAGCTGACGGAGCTCGTCTGCGGCCGCGGCGACTACCACAGCACGCAACACTTCGTCTTCACCGACGGACAGAACCGAGCTCACAGCCACAGGGTTCAGGACATGGAGCTGTGGGAGTACGAGTGA
- the hif1aa gene encoding hypoxia inducible factor 1 subunit alpha a isoform X1, protein MTSGASSEKKRRLTSRQSCERRKARCRDAARCRRVKETEVFNQLANQLPLHHSVTESLDKASIIRLTLSYLHLRSALNTVMMSEQSELDTQWSSSCLKALDGFLMILSQDGDVVYTSETVSKCLGISQIDLSGQSVFDFTHPCDHEEIREMLVNRTGSCKKLRNEQSCLLRMKCTLTNRGRTVNLRSATWKVLHCSGHIRVECTQDGVYGESGVPVSYLVLICEPIPHPANIEVLLDSGTFLSKHSLDMRFSYCDERVTQLLGYDPEDLLQHSVYEFYHVLDSDSLNKTHHNLFVKGQACTGQYRMLVKGGGFVWVETQATVIYNNKNSQPQCVICLNYVLSGVEEAELVFSLHQSAIKQEKEDECGAERKIRSQEAVTMITEGRKEEKREGETELQTDADITLDFTNTETSVLGDAPLYNDVMLPSTGVLSPLSPPAEPPCAALPRLDDFPFSPSSAPVSSGRGSSQVVEDLELEMLAPYISMDNDYQLHTHADAPENSVDSVKKSTRTHTDRSNTPHISREPQDKALCFVSQPSQKRTSDTISLSCAAGLVVADSPQVKRSKVTMPETRPPAAMPETLTILLLPSDVLNQLMVGGAIIKPLPHITR, encoded by the exons ATGACTTCAGGAGCCTCGTCTGAAAAGAAACG aAGATTAACGAGCAG aCAGAGCTGTGAACGGAGAAAGGCGAGATGTCGTGATGCGGCCCGCTGTAGACGTGTGAAGGAGACAGAGGTGTTTAATCAGCTGGCCAATCAGCTTCCTCTCCATCACAGTGTCACTGAGAGCCTCGATAAGGCCTCGATCATCCGTCTCACGCTGAGTTACCTACACCTTCGCTCGGCTCTCAACACGG TGATGATGTCCGAACAGTCTGAGTTGGACACACAGTGGAGCTCCTCCTGTCTCAAGGCTCTCGACGGCTTCCTCATGATTCTCTCTCAGGATGGAGACGTTGTTTACACATCAGAAACCGTTAGCAAGTGTCTGGGGATttcacag ATTGATCTGTCAGGACAGAGTGTGTTTGATTTCACTCACCCGTGTGATCATGAAGAGATCAGAGAGATGCTGGTTAACAGAACAG gTTCCTGTAAGAAATTGAGAAACGAGCAGAGTTGCTTGTTGCGGATGAAGTGCACACTGACCAATAGGGGGCGCACCGTCAACCTCAGATCTGCTACGTGGAAG gttctccacTGTTCCGGTCACATCCGTGTGGAGTGCACGCAGGACGGCGTGTACGGAGAGAGCGGCGTGCCCGTATCGTACCTGGTGCTCATCTGTGAACCCATCCCACATCCAGCCAACATCGAGGTTCTTCTAGACTCCGGAACGTTCCTGAGCAAACACTCACTAGACATGCGCTTCTCCTACTGCGACGAACG tgtcACACAGTTGTTGGGTTATGACCCCGAGGACCTCCTTCAACATTCTGTGTACGAGTTTTATCATGTGCTGGACTCGGACAGTCtgaacaaaacacaccacaact tgtttgtGAAGGGCCAAGCGTGTACAGGTCAGTACCGTATGCTGGTGAAGGGCGGAGGCTTTGTGTGGGTGGAGACTCAGGCCACCGTtatttacaacaacaaaaactctCAACCGCAGTGTGTCATTTGCCTCAACTATgttctcag cggTGTCGAAGAAGCCGAGCTCGTTTTTTCTCTCCATCAGTCAGcaataaagcaggaaaaggagGATGAGTGTggagcagagagaaagatacGGAGCCAGGAAGCAGTGACTATGATAACTGAGGGgaggaaagaggagaagagggagggagaaacgGAGCTACAGACTGACGCTGACATCACACTGGACTTCACCAACACGG AAACGTCAGTGCTCGGAGACGCTCCTCTCTATAACGACGTCATGCTGCCCTCCACCGGCGTCCTGTCACCCCTTTCACCACCCGCCGAACCACCCTGTGCCGCCCTGCCCCGGCTGGATGACTTCCCCTTCTCGCCGTCCTCCGCTCCGGTTTCGTCCGGTCGCGGTTCCTCTCAGGTGGTAGAGGACCTGGAGTTGGAGATGTTGGCTCCGTACATCTCCATGGATAACGATTATCAGCTCCATACGCACGCGGACGCTCCGGAGAATTCTGTCGATTCTGTCAAGAAAAGCACCAGAACGCACACAGACCGCAGCAATACGCCTCACat TTCTAGAGAACCGCAGGACAAAGCTCTGTGTTTTGTGAGTCAGCCGAGCCAGAAGAGGACGTCAGACACGATTTCTCTGTCGTGTGCCGCAGGGCTG GTGGTAGCAGACTCGCCTCAGGTcaaaaggtcaaaggtcacgaTGCCGGAGACCCGTCCGCCGGCAGCCATGCCGGAGACTCTGACTATACTGTTGCTCCCGTCAG ACGTGTTAAACCAGTTAATGGTAGGAGGAGCCATCATTAAGCCCCTCCCACACATCACTCgttag